The following proteins are co-located in the Armatimonadota bacterium genome:
- a CDS encoding ABC transporter ATP-binding protein → MVLQVNQLVKEYRKFRAVDNLNFSVAPGEIVGILGPNGAGKTTALRCIAGILRPTSGQILIGGHDIVHQQSKAKAFTAFVPEVPSLYELLTVDEHLKFVAMCFNRLDLYEAKGTELLDKYDLLEKKNELVATLSKGMRQKLSVACAMVHDAKLFLFDEPLIGIDPKGVAEIKQEIHEAAAGGGSVLISTHLLDTAEKLCDRILIIARGKLLFDGTLASLRNNSHDQDASLESLFLRLTGESELATPPVSS, encoded by the coding sequence ATCGTGCTACAAGTTAACCAATTGGTCAAAGAATATCGGAAGTTCCGCGCTGTGGACAACCTAAATTTTTCGGTCGCTCCAGGCGAAATCGTCGGGATTCTTGGACCGAATGGCGCCGGTAAGACGACAGCTCTGCGGTGTATCGCGGGAATTCTCAGGCCTACCAGCGGCCAAATCTTGATCGGTGGGCACGATATTGTGCATCAACAATCCAAGGCGAAGGCGTTTACCGCGTTTGTCCCGGAAGTGCCTTCGTTGTACGAACTCTTGACCGTGGACGAACACCTGAAATTCGTCGCGATGTGCTTCAACAGGCTCGACTTGTACGAAGCCAAAGGTACTGAACTTCTGGACAAGTACGACTTGCTCGAAAAGAAGAACGAACTCGTCGCCACGCTCAGTAAAGGCATGCGCCAGAAGCTCTCAGTGGCCTGCGCGATGGTCCACGATGCCAAGCTTTTTCTCTTCGATGAACCTTTGATCGGCATTGACCCGAAAGGCGTTGCCGAGATCAAGCAAGAAATTCATGAGGCGGCCGCCGGGGGTGGATCGGTGTTGATCTCGACTCACCTACTCGACACGGCCGAAAAGCTCTGTGATCGAATTCTTATCATCGCCCGCGGAAAGCTCCTCTTCGACGGAACGCTGGCATCGCTGCGCAACAATAGTCACGACCAAGACGCGTCACTCGAATCCCTCTTCTTAAGATTGACCGGAGAATCTGAACTTGCAACCCCTCCTGTTTCTTCTTAA
- a CDS encoding DUF899 family protein, with amino-acid sequence MNDSQERILELVQEIEAKRQEILDLTLARPPMTVTDYEFLDGAGNPVKLSDLFGDKDEMILYHNMGPKCHYCMLWADGMNGFTPHFEDRAAFVVTMPTPAAEMTAYAESRGWKFKCVSVLGTSVLHDLGFEPVVGEGTWPGFTTLSKNSDGTISRHSSSFFGPGDDFCAVWHMFRHLPKGVNDWEPKRSY; translated from the coding sequence ATGAACGACTCCCAAGAACGAATACTGGAATTAGTCCAGGAAATAGAAGCAAAACGTCAAGAAATTTTGGATCTCACCTTGGCTCGACCACCGATGACGGTTACTGATTATGAGTTCCTCGACGGCGCAGGGAATCCCGTTAAGCTCTCCGATCTGTTCGGAGATAAGGACGAGATGATTCTCTATCACAACATGGGGCCAAAGTGTCACTACTGCATGCTTTGGGCAGATGGAATGAATGGCTTCACGCCCCATTTCGAAGATCGCGCCGCCTTCGTGGTCACAATGCCAACGCCTGCCGCTGAGATGACCGCTTACGCTGAATCAAGAGGATGGAAGTTCAAATGCGTGAGCGTGCTAGGAACATCCGTTTTGCACGACTTGGGGTTCGAACCTGTTGTGGGTGAAGGCACATGGCCAGGATTCACGACGCTGAGCAAGAATTCCGACGGCACGATTTCAAGGCATTCCAGCTCGTTCTTTGGGCCGGGAGATGACTTCTGCGCGGTGTGGCACATGTTCCGCCACTTGCCAAAGGGCGTCAACGACTGGGAACCAAAGCGCTCTTATTAG
- a CDS encoding P-loop NTPase translates to MRVIAVSGGKGGVGKTLVAINLAVALSKRKHKTILFDADLQLANLDIALNLEPEFNLQHVVFGERSLAEILTPGPAGIRVVTGGSAVNGLMNAGPKRMATFIGQFEELEAECDYLIFDTGAGLDQKVMTFLNLAQETILVTTPDPTSVTDAYATAKVLWKKKPDAHVSILVNQVQSADEAQKVHRTLGLICQQYLQKKPGFLGGIRADLKAMESIRKRTPVVLGDPNCAASEDFDALAVLLASTARTVAA, encoded by the coding sequence ATGCGCGTAATTGCAGTTTCTGGAGGAAAAGGCGGTGTTGGCAAGACACTCGTCGCGATCAACTTGGCAGTTGCTCTCTCCAAGCGAAAGCACAAAACGATCTTGTTCGATGCGGACCTTCAATTGGCAAACTTGGACATTGCGCTGAATCTGGAGCCTGAATTCAACCTTCAGCACGTAGTTTTTGGTGAGCGGTCCTTGGCCGAAATCTTGACTCCGGGGCCCGCGGGAATCCGTGTGGTTACGGGTGGGTCGGCTGTGAATGGCCTGATGAATGCGGGTCCAAAACGAATGGCGACTTTCATCGGCCAGTTCGAGGAGTTGGAAGCGGAATGCGACTACTTGATTTTCGATACGGGCGCCGGCCTGGATCAAAAGGTCATGACTTTCCTGAACCTTGCCCAAGAAACAATTTTGGTGACGACGCCGGATCCAACCAGCGTCACCGATGCTTACGCAACCGCCAAAGTATTGTGGAAGAAGAAACCGGACGCACATGTTTCGATCCTCGTGAATCAGGTGCAGAGCGCGGATGAAGCCCAAAAGGTTCACCGCACGCTTGGATTGATTTGCCAGCAGTATCTGCAGAAGAAACCAGGATTCCTTGGCGGAATTCGCGCAGATCTCAAAGCGATGGAATCGATCCGAAAGCGGACTCCGGTGGTCCTCGGCGATCCAAATTGCGCGGCAAGTGAAGACTTCGACGCTCTTGCAGTACTGCTAGCCAGCACCGCGAGAACGGTCGCTGCGTAA
- a CDS encoding DUF1289 domain-containing protein, which produces MRIRLPRPDETLVQQVLPCPSPCVKRCGVDETFRCSGCLRTGRQIASWLDLSDRARWELVAELDVLRSDRSRGAG; this is translated from the coding sequence TTGAGGATTCGACTGCCCCGCCCCGATGAGACCTTGGTGCAACAAGTTTTGCCATGTCCATCACCTTGCGTGAAGCGATGCGGAGTAGACGAAACCTTCCGCTGTTCTGGATGCCTAAGAACCGGGCGGCAAATAGCATCGTGGCTCGATCTATCAGACCGAGCCAGATGGGAATTGGTTGCTGAACTAGACGTATTACGCAGCGACCGTTCTCGCGGTGCTGGCTAG
- a CDS encoding redoxin domain-containing protein: MKSRFTFAVIAVLACAAFAQNVPTFKLASTSGKSFTQADLKGKPTLLVFLKAGCPHNPKSMPDFTRLSKQVAGKMNLVLVTNITQSEAKPYAKEIKSSLPLVSDPNRVLIKLAGAKHSLDMGLVSSDGKKIVATYEGYSKQVLAQVLADVVASGGPKLNLDLSKYPSSLQSGCSF, encoded by the coding sequence ATGAAATCTAGATTCACCTTCGCCGTCATCGCCGTTCTCGCTTGTGCAGCTTTCGCCCAAAACGTACCAACCTTTAAGTTGGCGAGTACAAGCGGAAAGTCATTTACTCAAGCTGACCTCAAAGGCAAACCGACCCTTCTCGTCTTTCTCAAGGCTGGCTGCCCCCACAATCCCAAGAGCATGCCCGACTTCACTCGGCTCAGCAAGCAAGTCGCCGGCAAAATGAATCTGGTGCTGGTGACCAATATCACTCAAAGTGAAGCCAAACCCTATGCTAAGGAAATCAAGTCTAGTTTGCCGCTTGTCTCCGACCCAAACCGAGTTCTGATCAAGCTGGCAGGGGCAAAGCACAGTCTCGACATGGGGCTTGTCTCCTCTGATGGCAAGAAGATCGTCGCGACTTACGAGGGCTATAGCAAGCAAGTTCTAGCGCAGGTTCTTGCGGATGTTGTGGCTTCGGGCGGTCCCAAACTCAACTTGGACCTCTCCAAATATCCTTCGAGCCTTCAATCCGGCTGTAGTTTCTAA
- a CDS encoding glycosyltransferase family 2 protein produces the protein MISGIESQQSTVKPEHSHARRVSVIIPAFNASRTIALALMSIASQTVGAYEIIVVDDGSTDNTAEICRRKNVKVITTKNQGPGAARNVGVREATGDIVMFLDADDTWMPTKIEKHLDAWKGNPFVPSFVFDQVQRVRSDGRIAGVGGGDKEGRVEWEEMFDHRNWTCGSSLSMRRDDYLKIGGTSTNLVLAEDVEIMIRAAKEIGPAFRIAQALTVYNQSPHSLSRKYHSPHEVVRQFKERLSWMNPEQEKKLLATFAMTNALASPPGKYFSYAVQAGFFIVKDPRFPKFALLRLANLLGIRKL, from the coding sequence GTGATTTCAGGAATAGAATCCCAACAATCGACAGTCAAACCGGAGCATTCTCACGCTCGGCGAGTGTCTGTGATCATTCCTGCATTCAATGCCTCGCGTACCATCGCCCTTGCGTTGATGTCCATTGCCTCCCAAACGGTCGGCGCATACGAGATCATTGTTGTCGATGACGGCTCAACGGACAACACGGCGGAAATCTGTCGCCGAAAGAACGTAAAAGTAATCACGACCAAGAATCAAGGCCCAGGTGCGGCTCGAAATGTCGGTGTACGCGAAGCCACAGGGGACATCGTCATGTTCTTGGACGCTGACGATACATGGATGCCCACGAAGATCGAAAAGCACCTTGACGCGTGGAAGGGCAATCCATTCGTTCCGAGCTTTGTGTTTGATCAAGTTCAACGCGTGCGCAGTGATGGCAGAATCGCGGGCGTTGGCGGTGGCGATAAAGAAGGTCGTGTCGAATGGGAAGAGATGTTCGACCACAGAAATTGGACTTGCGGTTCCTCTTTATCCATGCGACGTGACGACTACCTCAAGATCGGCGGCACCAGCACGAATCTAGTCCTCGCAGAGGATGTCGAGATCATGATTCGGGCGGCTAAGGAGATCGGCCCTGCTTTCCGAATCGCGCAGGCGTTGACGGTTTACAATCAGAGCCCACATTCGCTCTCACGGAAGTACCATTCCCCGCATGAAGTTGTCCGGCAGTTCAAAGAACGATTGTCTTGGATGAATCCAGAGCAAGAAAAGAAGCTTTTGGCCACGTTTGCAATGACCAACGCACTTGCGAGCCCTCCCGGAAAGTACTTTAGCTATGCTGTGCAAGCGGGATTTTTCATCGTAAAAGATCCGCGATTCCCAAAGTTTGCTTTGTTGAGGCTCGCGAATCTTCTCGGTATCCGCAAGCTCTAA
- a CDS encoding redoxin domain-containing protein: MKSQLPIRSLWIAFAIAASATAVLLALPHDAKKKLDPSYAGFSSDSAKQLQMRPQVDHPVTPEMSKVASDLSQKKAPAFNLKGTDGKEYSLTELTKDKPLLIFFVERECPCCLGAKYFVDRLIDLYPGQINAVGIINAKGAKAERWARVTKPRFIVLEDFEQKAIRAYSAERGVYTTLIAQGGTIAKAYPGYSKSMLQELSNDVANLLKVEPKKFVSKAAPDEMTSGCVFPDPTTDKL; encoded by the coding sequence ATGAAAAGTCAGCTTCCAATTCGCAGTTTGTGGATCGCCTTTGCGATCGCAGCTTCAGCAACAGCTGTCCTTCTGGCCCTCCCGCACGACGCCAAGAAGAAATTAGACCCCAGTTACGCTGGATTCTCTTCTGATAGCGCGAAGCAGCTTCAGATGAGGCCCCAGGTTGACCATCCCGTAACACCAGAGATGAGCAAAGTGGCCAGCGATCTCTCGCAAAAGAAAGCTCCTGCATTTAATCTCAAGGGTACCGATGGAAAAGAGTACAGCCTCACCGAACTCACAAAGGATAAACCACTCTTAATCTTCTTTGTGGAAAGGGAATGCCCGTGCTGCCTTGGCGCAAAGTATTTTGTCGACCGGTTGATCGACCTGTATCCGGGCCAAATCAATGCTGTGGGAATCATCAATGCAAAGGGCGCTAAAGCAGAGCGCTGGGCACGGGTGACGAAGCCACGTTTCATCGTCTTGGAAGACTTCGAGCAAAAGGCGATCCGGGCTTATTCCGCAGAACGCGGTGTATACACGACGCTCATCGCTCAAGGTGGCACAATCGCCAAGGCTTATCCTGGCTATAGCAAGAGCATGCTCCAAGAGCTCAGCAACGATGTGGCGAACCTGCTCAAAGTCGAGCCAAAGAAATTTGTATCTAAAGCCGCGCCGGATGAAATGACTTCTGGCTGCGTCTTTCCTGACCCTACTACCGACAAACTATGA
- the serS gene encoding serine--tRNA ligase, with product MLDRKLLRENMDFVVAQCRRKGVEVPSQEFLQVDGEFRAIKPKIDDLRSQMNAKSKAIGALMGQGKKEEAEAAKSETGELKRAIQEMEAKEKELEFQLNNLELQFPNLPHESVPDGSTPEENVVVREWMEQPKFGFEPKAHWDIADQCRLLDLPRGAKITGSGFPVYTGVGARLQRALISFMIDHQTTNRGYTEVYPPYLVNADSLIGTGNLPKFEEDLYKSRDELYLIPTAEVPVTNLHRDEILEVWNLPINYAAYSACFRREAGAAGKDTRGLLRIHQFDKVELVKFCLPEDSYEQLENLVEDAESVLQALGLHYRVVLLCAGDMGEKGCKCYDLEVWSPGVGKYLEISSCTNFESYQARRAKIRFKREQGAENEFVHILNGSGLATPRLFSALLETYQQADGSVKIPPALQPYMGTDLIEPVA from the coding sequence ATGCTTGATCGGAAACTACTGCGCGAAAATATGGACTTTGTGGTGGCACAATGCCGCCGAAAAGGGGTCGAAGTACCTTCGCAGGAGTTTTTGCAAGTTGATGGCGAATTTCGGGCAATCAAACCGAAGATCGATGATCTGCGTTCTCAGATGAACGCCAAGAGCAAAGCCATTGGCGCGCTGATGGGCCAAGGAAAGAAGGAAGAGGCAGAAGCCGCCAAGAGCGAAACCGGCGAACTGAAAAGGGCTATCCAAGAAATGGAAGCCAAAGAAAAGGAACTCGAATTTCAGCTCAATAACTTGGAATTGCAGTTTCCGAATCTTCCTCACGAAAGCGTTCCGGACGGCTCAACTCCCGAAGAAAATGTTGTCGTCCGCGAATGGATGGAGCAGCCCAAGTTTGGGTTCGAGCCGAAGGCTCATTGGGATATTGCCGATCAATGCCGCTTGCTCGATCTTCCTCGCGGGGCAAAGATAACGGGTAGCGGATTTCCGGTCTATACCGGAGTAGGTGCACGTCTTCAGCGGGCGTTGATCAGCTTCATGATCGACCACCAGACCACCAATCGAGGCTACACCGAAGTCTATCCGCCGTACCTTGTGAATGCCGACTCGCTCATCGGTACGGGCAATCTTCCGAAGTTTGAAGAAGACCTGTACAAGTCCCGCGATGAGCTGTATTTGATCCCAACGGCGGAGGTTCCAGTGACTAATCTCCACCGAGATGAGATCTTGGAAGTGTGGAATTTGCCGATCAATTACGCGGCTTATTCTGCGTGCTTCCGGCGCGAAGCTGGCGCGGCAGGAAAGGACACGCGTGGGCTCCTGCGCATCCACCAATTTGACAAGGTCGAGCTGGTCAAGTTCTGCTTGCCAGAGGATAGCTATGAACAGCTGGAGAATTTGGTCGAGGACGCCGAGAGTGTTCTGCAAGCATTGGGCTTGCATTACCGCGTCGTCCTGCTCTGTGCAGGCGATATGGGCGAGAAGGGTTGTAAATGCTACGACCTTGAAGTCTGGTCTCCAGGTGTTGGGAAGTATCTTGAGATTTCCAGTTGCACGAACTTCGAATCGTATCAAGCGCGCAGGGCAAAAATCCGGTTCAAGCGGGAGCAAGGTGCTGAAAACGAGTTCGTACACATCCTCAATGGGTCTGGATTAGCAACGCCACGGTTGTTTAGCGCTTTGCTGGAAACCTACCAGCAAGCCGATGGATCGGTGAAGATTCCACCGGCACTGCAGCCATATATGGGCACAGATCTGATCGAGCCGGTTGCTTAA
- a CDS encoding rod shape-determining protein RodA, with protein MISTSKSNTENRTAFLRLNALDPILLGCAVILICFGLAALNSIGPLAKDPGAFKKQLLLLAMGVVPFMVFWLTPANIWQKASKWLYGVNVVLLALVLKGGTVRGGAERWLDIGPIQFQPSELTKILIVLTLSTLFAKHKDEERDGFTTLITSMVHVAVPALLIAAQPHLGATLSVLLAWLIICVINKISWKHMLIALVLVAVAGGTSIAVNDYQRGRVEALFAKEKDEKGDHFQQDRSMISIGSGGPTGKGYLKGDFKGQRYVPEQHNDFIFSLIGQEFGFVGSAFLMLVYVGFFLRGWFLALRMEDTFSRSVMFGLLTILGFHWIVNISMNLGIGPVVGLWLPFISYGGTSMWLCLACLGIMLNLSANTQESMFGRNAPQAWLED; from the coding sequence TTGATCAGCACGTCAAAGTCCAATACCGAAAACAGAACCGCATTCCTGAGGTTGAACGCGCTCGATCCCATCCTGTTGGGTTGCGCCGTGATCCTCATCTGCTTCGGGCTTGCCGCACTCAACAGCATCGGCCCGCTGGCCAAAGACCCTGGAGCATTTAAGAAGCAACTACTACTACTTGCCATGGGAGTGGTGCCTTTCATGGTGTTCTGGCTCACTCCGGCAAACATCTGGCAAAAGGCTAGCAAATGGCTCTATGGCGTCAATGTCGTGCTACTCGCGCTAGTCCTGAAAGGTGGGACTGTCCGTGGTGGAGCCGAGCGATGGCTAGACATCGGTCCGATCCAATTTCAACCCTCAGAGCTCACGAAGATCCTTATCGTTCTTACTCTCTCAACACTCTTTGCCAAGCACAAGGATGAGGAGCGGGACGGGTTCACCACACTGATCACTTCGATGGTGCATGTCGCCGTGCCAGCTCTTCTCATCGCGGCCCAGCCTCACCTTGGCGCGACCTTATCCGTATTGCTGGCCTGGCTCATCATCTGTGTCATCAACAAGATTTCCTGGAAGCACATGCTGATCGCACTTGTGCTAGTGGCAGTCGCTGGAGGAACGTCTATCGCTGTCAACGACTACCAGCGTGGACGAGTGGAAGCGCTATTCGCAAAAGAGAAAGACGAGAAGGGAGATCACTTCCAACAAGATCGATCTATGATCTCGATCGGCTCGGGTGGGCCAACTGGCAAGGGGTATCTCAAAGGCGATTTCAAAGGTCAGCGATATGTGCCAGAGCAGCACAATGACTTCATTTTCTCACTCATTGGCCAAGAATTCGGCTTCGTCGGCAGCGCATTCCTGATGCTTGTCTATGTCGGATTCTTCCTGAGGGGATGGTTCCTCGCCTTGCGGATGGAAGACACATTCTCTCGCTCGGTGATGTTTGGACTCCTCACGATTTTGGGATTCCACTGGATCGTCAACATCTCGATGAATCTAGGCATTGGCCCCGTGGTTGGGCTGTGGCTTCCGTTCATCAGCTACGGCGGAACCTCGATGTGGCTCTGCCTGGCTTGCCTCGGAATCATGCTCAACCTGAGTGCCAACACCCAGGAATCGATGTTTGGCCGAAATGCCCCTCAAGCCTGGCTAGAGGATTAA
- a CDS encoding glycosyltransferase family 2 protein, with translation MKKVSVVLPTHNRADLLPQALASVCEQTYRELEIIVVDDSSSDATPEIVAEWCTKDSRFRSIRNDPNQRLPRSLNIGFAATSGDYLTWTSDDNLYHPGAIGRMAEVLEAAKDAAGVYASMNIVDHNLNPKTVFRAKPVEEQSIQPWCGACFLYRREAYEQVGDYNPEMVLAEDLDYWIRLRQVGPLLPIDEVLYDYREHEGSLSSNFPAQVADAGAKVVISHLGNMPWLQGKPLGETYLALASHAYRKEDVEGLRKYLKLAIKLCPTTVISRFKRGVLSAALGRII, from the coding sequence ATGAAGAAAGTCTCCGTTGTGTTGCCGACGCACAACCGGGCCGATCTTCTGCCGCAAGCTCTGGCGAGCGTCTGTGAGCAGACTTATCGCGAATTGGAGATCATTGTGGTGGACGATTCTTCGTCCGATGCCACGCCGGAGATCGTCGCGGAATGGTGTACGAAGGATTCTCGTTTTCGGTCGATTCGAAATGATCCGAACCAGCGTTTACCACGCTCGCTAAACATCGGTTTTGCCGCAACATCAGGAGACTATTTAACTTGGACTTCTGACGACAATCTGTATCACCCTGGGGCGATTGGAAGGATGGCCGAGGTTCTGGAGGCAGCGAAAGATGCCGCCGGGGTATACGCCTCGATGAACATCGTTGATCACAACCTCAACCCTAAGACTGTGTTTAGAGCGAAGCCGGTCGAAGAGCAATCGATTCAACCGTGGTGCGGTGCGTGTTTTCTGTATCGGCGCGAGGCGTACGAACAGGTCGGCGATTACAATCCTGAGATGGTCCTTGCCGAGGACCTGGATTATTGGATCAGGCTGCGACAAGTCGGTCCGCTATTGCCGATAGACGAAGTTTTGTACGACTATCGAGAGCATGAAGGATCGCTCTCGTCCAACTTCCCGGCCCAGGTCGCCGATGCCGGTGCCAAGGTGGTGATCAGTCATTTGGGCAACATGCCGTGGTTACAAGGAAAACCACTAGGCGAAACGTATCTCGCTCTGGCGAGTCATGCCTATCGCAAAGAGGATGTCGAGGGGCTTCGCAAATACTTGAAGCTAGCGATCAAGCTGTGCCCCACGACTGTGATCTCACGGTTCAAACGCGGAGTGCTGTCCGCCGCCTTGGGGCGAATCATCTGA
- a CDS encoding NAD-dependent epimerase/dehydratase family protein: protein MGILVLGGTQFVGKAIVEDLLANGEKVSIFHRGKTGPGLFEGQVEHLIGDRESDVSALEGRTFDAVVDVSAYRPRVIRNMANALKGNVGQVSFVSTISIYAPSPTPWKEDSEILEMPEGQDENADITGETYGALKVLCERELEREFGDRVTYHRIGLQVGPYDHTDRFGDWIERIGHRQRVIVPQDTNINWQLADVRDTAAFITHCVQKEKFGVFNVNGAVHPMNEVLEMIRSEVNPNCEFVPMSDEQLETNEVAFWKEMTLWLPMANRDTNFLQCSVEKALATGHSIRPMSQTIKDSWSYLQTLDFHRERKSGSGLPASKEDKILG from the coding sequence ATGGGAATTTTGGTTCTGGGTGGAACTCAATTTGTCGGGAAGGCTATCGTCGAGGATCTGCTTGCCAATGGCGAGAAGGTTTCGATTTTTCATCGTGGAAAAACTGGCCCTGGACTCTTCGAAGGGCAAGTTGAGCATTTGATCGGTGACCGAGAGAGCGATGTCTCCGCCCTCGAAGGCAGAACATTTGATGCAGTCGTCGATGTCTCGGCTTACCGGCCGCGAGTAATCCGAAACATGGCCAATGCCTTGAAAGGGAATGTCGGTCAAGTCTCCTTTGTGAGCACGATTTCGATATATGCGCCAAGCCCAACACCTTGGAAAGAGGATTCCGAAATTCTAGAAATGCCCGAGGGGCAGGATGAGAACGCGGACATCACTGGCGAGACTTATGGCGCGCTAAAAGTGCTTTGTGAGCGAGAGCTTGAGCGCGAATTTGGCGACCGAGTGACCTACCACCGGATCGGATTGCAAGTTGGGCCATACGACCATACCGACAGGTTTGGAGATTGGATCGAGAGAATCGGGCATCGGCAACGGGTAATCGTGCCCCAAGATACGAATATCAACTGGCAACTTGCTGATGTGCGCGATACCGCTGCGTTCATCACGCACTGCGTACAGAAAGAGAAATTTGGAGTTTTTAACGTGAATGGTGCGGTCCATCCGATGAACGAAGTCCTTGAGATGATTCGTTCGGAAGTGAATCCGAATTGCGAATTCGTTCCGATGAGCGACGAGCAACTGGAAACAAACGAGGTCGCCTTTTGGAAGGAAATGACACTTTGGCTTCCGATGGCGAATCGCGACACGAATTTCCTACAATGCTCGGTCGAAAAAGCGCTAGCAACAGGGCACTCGATCCGACCGATGTCGCAGACGATCAAGGATTCTTGGAGTTACCTTCAGACTCTCGACTTCCACCGAGAAAGAAAGTCTGGAAGTGGTCTCCCGGCGAGCAAAGAAGATAAGATTTTGGGATGA
- a CDS encoding ABC transporter ATP-binding protein, whose product MALLSVRDLNVSIGPAHILRGISFDLEPGQTLGLVGESGCGKSMLGLSLMGMLPPHARVVPGSILFENRELVGLKEREMNALRGGDIALVMQDPFTSLNPLMRISDQIEEAVILHQEVGKAAARTIALEMLQKVGIPDPELAAKKFPHELSGGQRQRVVIAIAFCCKPKLLIADEPTTALDVTLEAQILRLILDLQAECNTAVILISHNIGVIASICDEIAVVYAGQFVETGPTPKVLKTPGHPYTQNLMAAMPNKSKSKLQVLLGQPPDFTQIGTECAFSPRCGSAFEKCKIAPGPRNVEQGHDARCWLVGSETQN is encoded by the coding sequence ATGGCTCTGCTATCGGTGCGCGACCTAAATGTCAGCATTGGTCCTGCGCACATCTTGCGAGGGATCAGCTTTGATCTGGAGCCGGGCCAAACCCTTGGATTGGTCGGCGAATCGGGCTGTGGCAAGTCGATGCTGGGGCTTTCTTTGATGGGGATGTTGCCTCCCCATGCTCGGGTTGTACCGGGTTCCATCCTGTTTGAAAATCGCGAGCTCGTTGGGCTGAAAGAGCGCGAAATGAACGCCCTGCGAGGGGGTGACATCGCCCTTGTGATGCAGGACCCGTTCACCAGCTTGAACCCGCTGATGCGCATCAGCGACCAGATCGAAGAGGCGGTGATCTTGCACCAGGAAGTGGGAAAAGCTGCCGCTCGCACGATTGCGTTAGAGATGCTTCAGAAAGTGGGGATTCCTGATCCGGAGCTCGCCGCAAAGAAGTTTCCGCATGAGCTTAGCGGTGGTCAGCGCCAAAGGGTTGTCATCGCGATTGCGTTCTGCTGCAAGCCAAAGCTGCTTATTGCAGACGAGCCGACGACTGCGCTCGATGTGACTCTCGAAGCACAAATCCTGCGACTGATCTTGGATTTGCAAGCCGAGTGCAATACTGCGGTGATTCTCATTTCTCACAACATCGGCGTGATCGCGTCCATTTGTGACGAGATCGCAGTCGTATATGCGGGGCAATTCGTTGAGACAGGTCCGACGCCGAAAGTGCTGAAAACTCCTGGACACCCATACACCCAGAATTTGATGGCGGCAATGCCAAACAAGTCGAAGTCAAAACTCCAGGTCCTCTTAGGGCAGCCACCCGATTTCACCCAGATTGGAACAGAATGTGCCTTCTCGCCTCGGTGTGGTTCGGCATTTGAGAAGTGCAAAATCGCACCCGGTCCGCGAAACGTGGAGCAGGGCCACGATGCCCGGTGTTGGCTAGTGGGTTCTGAAACCCAGAACTAG